One region of Fusobacterium periodonticum 1_1_41FAA genomic DNA includes:
- a CDS encoding DeoR/GlpR family DNA-binding transcription regulator, whose product MLFEDRISLILKLIETQGSIENSKIIKDLKISEATLRRDLAYLEKENKIKRVRGGAVLRKVARKEIEIKEKITNKDSKKKIAQVAAQFISDGDYIYLDAGTTTYEIIDYMKGKDIKVVTNGIIHLERLIANDIETYLIGGRIKKSTLAIVGVKALRDLSEFRFDKAFIGINGINENGYSTHDVEEALIKKQAIENSNKAFILADSTKFDMIYFANVAKLEEATIITDKKEINKDIIKNTKIINV is encoded by the coding sequence ATGTTATTTGAAGACAGAATTTCACTTATTTTAAAACTTATAGAAACACAAGGCAGTATAGAAAATTCAAAAATTATCAAAGATTTAAAAATCAGTGAGGCAACATTAAGAAGGGACTTAGCTTATCTTGAAAAGGAAAATAAAATTAAAAGAGTAAGAGGTGGTGCAGTTTTAAGGAAAGTTGCTAGAAAAGAAATAGAAATCAAAGAAAAGATCACCAATAAAGACAGCAAAAAGAAAATTGCTCAAGTGGCAGCACAGTTTATATCAGATGGTGACTATATCTATTTAGATGCCGGAACAACAACTTATGAAATTATTGACTATATGAAAGGAAAAGATATAAAGGTTGTAACTAATGGAATAATACATTTAGAAAGGCTTATAGCCAATGATATAGAGACTTACTTAATTGGTGGAAGAATAAAAAAGAGTACCTTAGCTATTGTTGGGGTAAAAGCTTTAAGAGATTTATCAGAATTTAGATTTGATAAGGCTTTTATTGGAATAAATGGAATAAATGAAAATGGATATTCTACTCATGATGTTGAAGAAGCATTGATAAAAAAACAGGCTATAGAAAATTCTAATAAAGCTTTTATCTTAGCAGATAGTACAAAGTTTGATATGATCTATTTTGCAAACGTAGCCAAGCTTGAAGAAGCAACAATAATAACAGATAAAAAAGAAATAAATAAAGACATAATTAAAAATACTAAAATAATAAATGTATAG